A part of Miscanthus floridulus cultivar M001 chromosome 6, ASM1932011v1, whole genome shotgun sequence genomic DNA contains:
- the LOC136456169 gene encoding probable protein phosphatase 2C 6 yields the protein MGDVVAVVAPLAAPPSPAFSPAAAGLTLIAAAAADPIAAAVVGAMEGVSVPPVRTASAVDDDALAPEGEAGEASVAGSPCSVASDCSSVASADFEGVGLGFFGAEGGPMVFEDSAASAATVEAEARVAAGGRSVFAVDCVPLWGYTTICGRRPEMEDAVATEPRFFDVPLWLLTGNAVVDGLDPMTFRLPAHFFGVYDGHGGAQVANYCRERLHVALLEQLSRIEDTVCAANLGDMEFKKQWEKAFVDSFARVDDEVGGKAIRGGGGEAGTSDAAVTLAPEPVAPETVGSTAVVAVICSSHIIVSNCGDSRAVLCRGKQPVPLSVDHKPNREDEYARIEAEGGKVIQWNGYRVFGVLAMSRSIGDRYLKPWIIPVPEVTIVPRAKDDECLILASDGLWDVMSNEEVCEVARKRILLWHKKNGTSSSSAPRVGVSADPAAQAAAECLSKLALQKGSKDNITVVVVDLKAQRKFKSKT from the exons ATGGGGGACGTCGTAGCGGTCGTGgcgccgctcgccgcgccgccgtcgccagCGTTTAGCCCCGCCGCGGCGGGGCTCACGCTGATCGCCGCGGCGGCCGCGGACCCGATCGCCGCGGCGGTCGTGGGAGCCATGGAGGGGGTCTCCGTGCCCCCGGTCAGGACGGCGTCGGCGGTGGACGACGACGCGCTGGCGCCGGAAGGGGAAGCGGGAGAAGCGTCTGTGGCCGGGAGCCCGTGCTCGGTGGCCAGCGACTGCAGCAGCGTGGCCAGCGCTGACTTCGAGGGGGTTGGTCTGGGTTTCTTCGGCGCGGAGGGTGGCCCCATGGTGTTCGAGGACTCGGCCGCGTCCGCGGCCAcggtcgaggcggaggccagGGTCGCGGCTGGTGGGAGGAGTGTCTTCGCCGTGGACTGCGTGCCGCTCTGGGGCTACACCACCATATGCGGCCGCCGGCCGGAGATGGAGGATGCCGTTGCTACAGAGCCGCGATTCTTTGACGTGCCACTCTGGTTGCTCACCGGCAATGCGGTGGTCGATGGGCTCGATCCCATGACGTTCCGCTTACCTGCACATTTCTTTGGTGTCTACGACGGACACGGTGGTGCGCAG GTAGCAAATTACTGTCGGGAACGCCTCCATGTGGCCCTACTGGAGCAGCTGAGCAGGATAGAGGACACCGTGTGTGCTGCTAACTTGGGAGACATGGAGTTCAAGAAACAATGGGAAAAGGCCTTTGTGGATTCTTTCGCTAGAGTGGATGACGAGGTTGGGGGCAAGGCGATCAGGGGAGGTGGTGGCGAAGCAGGCACAAGTGATGCTGCTGTGACGCTCGCTCCAGAACCTGTGGCACCTGAGACTGTGGGTTCAACGGCGGTCGTCGCTGTCATCTGCTCCTCGCATATCATTGTCTCTAATTGTGGAGATTCACGGGCAGTGCTCTGCCGTGGCAAGCAGCCTGTGCCTCTGTCGGTGGATCATAAA CCTAACAGGGAGGATGAGTATGCAAGGATTGAGGCAGAAGGTGGCAAGGTCATACAATGGAATGGTTATCGAGTTTTCGGTGTTCTTGCAATGTCGCGATCAATTG gtgacagataTCTGAAGCCATGGATAATTCCAGTCCCAGAGGTAACAATAGTTCCACGGGCTAAGGATGATGAGTGCCTTATTCTTGCCAGTGACGGCCTCTGGGATGTAATGTCAAATGAAGAGGTATGCGAAGTTGCTCGCAAGCGGATACTTCTGTGGCACAAAAAGAATGGCACAAGTTCATCATCAGCCCCACGGGTTGGTGTTTCCGCAGACCCAGCTGCTCAAGCGGCTGCTGAATGCTTGTCAAAGCTTGCTCTTCAGAAGGGGAGCAAAGACAACATCACTGTTGTTGTAGTTGACCTGAAAGCACAGCGCAAGTTCAAGAGCAAAACCTAA